The Ischnura elegans chromosome 9, ioIscEleg1.1, whole genome shotgun sequence genome includes the window tggaattagtgtgatgggagtgggggggggggggggacacagcttgggtgaacaaatgaatgacgGCCTATAACAGAAAACATACAATAAGTagagcgtgagtgaaggtcagggttttgacatcatggggatgcttaactttaacaaaggtgagtcagtacaaaataaaacatcatggCAAAGTCCaaccgggctattggcaatttcgaatttttccatgaaGTCTAATTTAGGTTTCAATAATGATACATCATCTGTTTGATTACCTTAAAGATGATcgaataacattgaaatctagggtGTACTATTTTTTGCAATCATGGTAAACTGCAAGCTTCTGTATTTCCTTCCATAGGAAAATCATCAGACAatgtacttaaataaatactcgcaattttccacggttataaaattaattacgacctaggtttcgatattACTAAATCATCTTCATGGTGATCACTTAAGGCGCGTTTACACTGTGtgaacatgttatataaaacaagttacatataacatgttttaggAAAAAGTTACTAATCCGTGTAACATATTCCATGTAACATTGTGATATAAAACAAGATTTATTGTTATACaaaaagtttttggtttcccacatGAAACGGTATGATGGATCTGAGAGCCTAAACTTGTCGTACGCAATAGCATTTGGAAAAGGGCAACTACCTTTTATTCCAAATTGCAGTCAAttaataaaacaacaaaaatggcggTCCTGGGGAGGAAGGGTAATACAatagattttcaaatatttgtaacGGGTTCGTTCACCtgttttattcattattgttGAATGCGATTAAATTTTAAGAGTTAAAAGACCGAATTTTTTCGTTACTACATCCGTCACCGATTTCTCGAGCTACCGAGTGGCAAAATATCGACGGTTTTCCGCTCATTTGGTCATGAAGTTACTGGATCTGAGCGAGAGGCTCACCACTTCACCGTTAATTCTCAGCTTCGCCCATCCGTATCAGGTGATTCGTTTGAGTTAACACTCTATTTACGATTCTTTCGATCAACGATTGGGTCTCTGTGAGCAACTTCATGAAGAAAAGCAGTAATGAAGTCACTAACTCacgaaaagtgggcggaaacttcagcttttttcattttcaagctatgagaaaatggctgaaacaGGCAGAATTCTTTTCGATATAAGGTATCTTTCTTATCCATGTACTGATAAATGCTTTAATAAGTTGCAAAGTCGGGTCTGATTGTGAGTGACAGCCATTTGTGCACAGCGTACGTGCTGGAAATGAATTTACTGTGTACTAATATCTTAATAGTTCAATTAAttggtattaaataaattttaatttaacagaAAGTGTATCCTAAATTACATAATTGCTAATTCCACACTTAAGCGCATTACTGTTGTTTCTCTCCACAGCACTTTTCAATATAATGGCAAATGAAACGGACACCCAATTCTAGCCCAGGATTTGTGACGATCGCATTCATCGTAAATATTACTTGTTTAAACTCCTAAAGCCGGATAGGTGAACCAATTAGAtacacttgaaaaaaatataaacacaaaaacaggaaaaagaaaataaaaaaatttgtcgtCCGGCAGAGGGAATCGAACCCCGGGCAAAACGAACGAAGTGTCGTAAGCACCGAAGCACTCTAACCACCCGTCCGCGTCAAAGTGTATCTAATAAtggtgaaaattacaaatatatatcaACAATGCCAAAGGCAAGTTAGAGTATACATGTGGCTGAAACTGGTCGCAGATCATAACGAGtgcattattcttttatttacgGTAATCCTATATGAAAAACTAATATTATATGCtattaaaacatattaaaaatattatcataatattaaaatcatttaattcaaccAAAGCCAGCTCGAGTTGGCAtgtcactaccgtgtttgtaaacaaaccAAGAAATTGTTGACCAGCAGTAATGGCGATGTTCCTGTCAACGAATCGAgcggattgatttcatttcctcggattTTTCGAATTTCGTATCATCACATATTCGTACGaaggtcgttcaataagtaatgccccactttttttaaaaagccattgaTATACATAGATTGATGTCCTTGTCGTTGCTTCACAACTGATGTTTGTTCTCTgcgctgatgaagtttgacaccgttcTAGCCACGTTCTAGCTGATAGCTGAACCGTAGTACATCGTCAAAATGGTGTCTACATacgactcacgttaaaagcagcgtactcttattgaatttttgtgaacAGAAAAGAAACCTTGGTGAACATCCATAAACGGTTTTGTGTAGTGTATGGCAAGGCTACAGTTGGTAGGAGTAAAGTTGGGTGATGGGTAAAGAATgttacagcctcaggagatgcagTAACAGAGCTCCATCAGAGatagggatgggcaaaaataaccggttttaattATAACCGGTTTTTTTAGTAGGTTAAACGagtaaaaaccggttatttttcgacgccggttaacctgagtactaggttatttttggcataaccgaaaaataacccgaggaaaataatttgactcctgattcccgcactctctcgcgaaccgttggaactaccagcacttgtGCCGCTCCTACAtagtgatgggtgaaaataatcgattattgaTGATAATCGATTATTTGGTTCCGATTATTTCGATTATGTAATCGATTATGGGGtgtcgatttaatcgttgaatcgattatttaagctcgatcctcacttgaaaaaatcggcggcACTTGTCGTTttttaatatatctctaatcGCGTGAGAATCAAGAACCAGTGGCTATATTcgtattttgcaattttatcgcAGTAGATCTGAATTGCTTGTgataaaaaacattcataatgCCTCCCTTGAAAAGtcatttatggaaattttttcataaaaactcgGGAAAGAGTGCGACATGTCGTACTTGCGGTAAAGTAATCATTGCGTGTGGGAATAccactaatttaaaaaatcatatgatgCGGATGCATTCCGATATGATGAGAGATGAGGTAGAGCTTACCATTAGTTTggcatttatcttaatttaatagagcattttaattgcaaaatatttattttataaatatccaaCTTATTAGGCAAAAGAAagctcaattttttcttgaaaataatcgTGTTTAGTATTTGAGAATTATGAAGAAGAAGCTAGGGAAACGATCTAATGATTTATCACATAATTAATCACCTTATAGCTGCATTCTTATTAAAGAAGGTGTACGTCAATTTGTTAAACACAAATTCTACTACTTTTAAGGTCATTCGAAGCCAAAGTGGCAGAGTCACCAGAGTTCCTTCTAATACAGTGAGCATACATGCATTAGATGATGAATCTGGGCCTTCATCTGCTCCTTGTTCAATGCCTTTGGTAATATTTCAATGTCATGTACCTATGTCTGATACTTCTCCTGTCATCTACTTAAATGATGTGCAAGCAGTGACACACTTATCTAGAATAAGCATATATGTATACCacaaatttaattcattcattttttagcaGATAGTGAGCCCATCTGCAAACACAGACCAAAACGAAAGTGATCATGCAAGTAGGAGTGAATCAAATACTGTTGAAATGCTCTCTCTGGCTGACACTCAGCCACATCAACTGCAAATTAGAGACTCGTTCAAGAAAATCAGATCCTATGCAGGTAAATGCACTGCATACAAATTTGTTATCTGATTAGCCTCAGTATCAATCCGTCCAACAGATATTAAAAAGTTTCCATGACATCATTTCCATAGATAAGGACTAATAAACTTTACTGAGTCTCCCCAAGACTCAGTATTTTATTTATGAGTTTTGGAAGTATTTCATAAACAACCTTTCCACCTGAAAATAGTTCAAAGTGATGTTTAAATTTCGATGAGTTATTTATTGATTACCAAGGTCAActcataaaatattcttctttcttaCACAGATGGTGgcagtaaaaatgataaaataacgaATGCCATTTTGTATATGATCTGCAAAGACCTTTTGCCATTTTCTCATGTGGAAGATGAAGGGTTTAAGTACTTGATGAAAGTAGCAGTGCCTTTATATACAATTCCAAGTAGAAGAAAAGTAACCttaatgattgataaaaaatatgaatttatagcAAACATGTACAAAGACACATTGGCTTCAATGAAAAACATAACACTCACAACAGATATCTGGTGTGAGACAAAAAACACTAAAAGCTTCCTAGGCATAACAGTGCATTACTTAAACAACAATGATCTAGTCTCTGCAACAGTGGGTGTCGTAGAATTGCGAGAAAGTCACTCTTCAGAGTATTTAGCCAGAATGCTTTTGAGTGTTTGTGCAGAATGGAACATTGCACCCGAAAATGTTACTGCTGTTGTGACTGACAATGCAGCAAACATAGTGAAAAGTGTAACTGACACATTCACAAAGAAAAAGCACTTGCCATGCTTTGCACATACATTGAATTTGGTGCCAAGCAAGGCAATCGAGTCAACAGTGGTCTACGGGAGATAATCACCCAAATTAAGTGTCTGGTCACCTGGTTTAGGCAGTGCGTTGCAGGAGCGGATATGCTGCGCAAATTGCAACTAGACATGGGTAAATCAGAAGGGCAAATACTGCGGCTGAAGCAGGACATAGCAACACGCTGGAATTCCACATTTTATATGCTGGACCAATTTGTGAAATTGAGTGCCCATGTCAATAATGTGGTGATCAAGTTCCCCCAAGCACCACCTATGCTAACAGCTTCTCAGCTGCAAGAGGTGATTGAAATAATTGCATTGCTGAGACCAATAGAGTCCACCACAACCGAAACTTCTGGCTCAAAATATATTACATGCAGCAAAATCATTCCACTTGTCCACTGCTTGGAGTCCCACCTTGATGCAGCAAACCCCACCTTTGAGATCAGTATTAACCTAAAGAGAAAACTGCAGGAAGAAGACCATAAGAGATTCAGCAAGATCGAGGGGGTAACCATCTTAGCTACAGCCACCTTACTAGACCCTCGCTTCAAAAAGCTTCATTTCAAGGACCCACTTCTATGCTCTCAGGCCATCAAAAACATAGCATTCATGATGCGAGAACTAAATGAAGATGAAGGCATTTCAATCGCTGCCGCAGATAACTTGgaagtaaatatttcacaaaatgaaaaatttgacttgTGGAGCCACCACAAACAACTGGTAGCCACAAAAATCCATGCATCGATAATGGATAACACTGAAGTTCCAAATGAACTCACTCAGTACTTTGTGTCACCTATTTCCCCATTAGAAAGTGACCCAATCCAGGAATGGGATAAATTAAAAGTACTCTATCCTACCTTGCACAAAATAGCAATGAAGTACCTGCCAGTTGTGGCAACGTCTGTGCCATCGGAACGGTTATTTTCAAAGGCAGGGATTATAATAACTGAAAAGAGGAACCGACTGACTGGAAAGAGgttatcaaaattaatatttttaaattctatcactGAATCACAATGGGGACTTTAACTGCAATGGCTCACAGTGACTAATATGTTTCAAATTAATATcaaacgagtactcgtcgcttaggttttaaccggccactaggtttttccattgataaaaaccttcccacagcgataggtttccccaacgagtattccctcatccggttatttctctcccgcctgccatcggttatgccaacgagtactcgtcgctcaggttttaaccggccactaggtttttccattgataaaaaccttcccacagcgataggtttccccaacgagtactccctcatccggttatttctctcccgaCTGCCATCgtttatgccaacgagtactcgtcgcttaggttttaatcggttttaatcggccactaggtttttctattgcatcaaaaaaaaaacggttttaatgttctctgtggccggtagaggcgcaggaaaacctcagccagTGGCAGCCGTGTGCGCCGTGtagcagcggcaaaagtgctggtagttccaacggttcgcgagagagtgcgggaatcaggagtcaaattatttttcggttatgccaaaaataatttaattgtcagGTAAATGGCAGAAAAACAACCGGTTTTTAATTGGCTTATCTAAGGAAAACAAGAAAGACTCTACGCTAAACTTCACCACGAAGAAGGAAGACGAAATTCAAAAATGCGGTAGGTTTTTAAAGAATCGAAGATATGCAACACGCAATGCtttaggttatataacctgaatatAACCGGTTTTTTTCATCCGGTTATAATACTCAGGTAATGatatcactcaaaataaccggttaacctaacaccggttttttctcataaccgcccatccctaATCAGAGATCAGCCACGTTCCCAATGGCAACGcctacaagacaagagcttttaccaACAAGTAATACAAACTCCCCCAAAATTTTGGCGCTTGGCCTTAGGACGTAATGGgtactacgtagaaaaatagggcaTGGACAAGACATATTGATACATGTTGCCACGAAATTCTGATTCTTTACAATAAATACGTTCTGAGAAAAAATAaggggcattacttattgaatataacgtttggtaaataaaatattaaaaatcattatcaattttaatcaattttttcgcATTTAGATTTAAGAAAATCCCCGTTCCGGTAATAAGACGCAACAGCGAAGACACAGGTATACTAACATTCTAAGATTAACTCAGCAGAAGAATGATTAATATCCAATACCAGACTGAACAAGTCAGCAACAAGGCAGGGatgaaagtattattattaaaaaaaaagtgtcaGGGCAACTCTTGAGAAGAAGATGAGGTGGTTTCATTGTTCAAAACATGAAATATGATGGTCATCACTGGTCAGTAATATTAAGATTAGTATTACGatcctctccactcaattctcctgtcagctaatattTACatacccagtggcgccgactccatggggcctgagggggcccgagccccctcaaagattcgtttgggggggcggagccccctcaataattcaggaaaataatttagttatatcatgctttgtgaaatcacaaaaatatattggtattttttattttacatgcatGACGATAGtgaccttttaaaataaattcaacaatgtgttaaaacaaatcataaggtagtgcgcaggttaacttaaaacaagtggtatgaatcatgatagtgtttcggtgctgcgatacactttgaatttaacctcttcccggagcaagacctccgatatgggcccccccaatattttttataagtcggcgcctctgTACATACCTacgtctttcttttcttttacatccttcctACTTATATTTTATCCGTTCTTGCCATGCACtagttcctcgacgattgtcttcattaggccatcgcATGTCTCAAGtaagcctataaggttgttccgtcttcttatcaatattttcatgaggcttctgtTCTCTcatattcttcttaggacttcctcattacttactcggtctatccatttgatcctcatcatccttcttggtatgatgatgatatttttccaAGTACTACCAGTAGTGGAGAGGAAAGATAGGCCTTTATCAAACGTAAAGGACGATTGATAAGGGCGTAAAAGAGTTAATTATAGGTATCCTACACGTTAAGGTAGGGTTTCATGGCAATTTTGCGAATCACCACGCGCGTTCCCAGTGCCGAAATTTAAATCCACCTTATCCCTTTATAACCGAGAGCTGCTtctaggataaaataaaattcaagtcttttcacttgaaaaatgtgaaaatttttagtcaatcataattattgtggcagttacagatttcgccattaaactttacggcacaaaagaacacgtagtttaaatatctCCTGAATAGAACTGAGAGtgcaaaaatttaaatgctgcttagaagcaacattgggctataaaggATTAAAGAAGTTGAGACTggaattcatcatcatcagaagtcagtaatcttaagattggtttgacgcagctttccattctggtctcctatccgctagtctctTCATAGCTGCCAATTTCTTTCCTCTTATTTCGATTTCCCAGTaacattttaaggtttttttccaTCCTGGACTTCAACGACGAAAGCGTTCCAATTATTTTGGCATATTCTCTTCTATCCAAtcggggaagaaaaaatattaaaaataaaatctaagaagaatgagacattaaaattttcagtttttttgtttaCTGTATAGGTTACAAGGAGTTGCATTCATatcgttgtttaaaaaaattaatttttaccgtaTCCTGAAAGAAACATTGTGCTCTAGGAGCTAAAAAGGTAGCGTGCATcctgcattaataaaatatcgtgTAGAaaagtattcatacttagccgtcgcgttttcgcgcgcttgaaaattttcacttttcattatatggcgaaaaatagatatcgtcatttaaaaatgtaaaagcgtgaaatacgtactccaggagtaataatctttcgatttaggcaattaaaaaaataggaaaccaccctatttgcttGAACTGGCAGTATGACGTTCTTGGCATGGCAAGCTGACATGCAGCTGACATTGTGCCGGACGTTGACAGCATTTCGTCCGCGCCGATAAGAACCTACGCGACCCGCACGCGTAGCGCAGAACGAGCACCGTCCGCGTCCATATAAAACGGGCTTTACGCGTAGTATGCTACCGCGCACTGTTTGCACCAGGGAAACGACAATAAacaaattcatttaattcattcaacCCAAATAAgtataattctttcattttttcttggagCCGGTTACCTGATACACCTCAATTAGCTGTAGGAACTGTGTGTGATATTTGTCACGTTGAGACTTCCATCTGGCAGACACATCGTTTGCTGCAAACACAGTGATGTTGCTACTAAAGCTTCAACATTCGTAACCTTTGAGAATCATAAGAATTTAAAGTTCTCATTACCTTCCATTCCAACAGATACTCTTTGCTCTGCTCAGAattcctgtatttatttttttgtaatgtagAACTCAGATGCTTTATGTTTGAGATTTCTGTTTCGGTAACTGCAGTCTCTAATTGTATACGTTAGTATATTTCTCCCTAAtttcatgcaaataaattcacaggtaaggaaagagaggggtaggaacatataatagaaatagaacgaggacaacggtgctgcggtagatggaaaaagccagtaATCAGGAGGTAAAAATGCGggctgactgggactcgaacccaaaacCTCCCGGTTGTTGgccgggtgctctaccagttgaaTTGCGCAACCAGAACGCTATATTTATCATGATTTCGGCGGGTTTtaatacacagaaaactccctttgcttttgCCCACAAGAGAagccaatagatggcactggggcagctcaccactcattaacagaagaaatggacaaggacacaagaatgaaaggaaagatacacactcacacgatagcagtaaagagacaggaacatgcatTTCGGAGCACGCTGAACCCAGGTGAAacaagccaatatggccgatacactacttcattcattcacacgactcTTTCAGATGTAATAAATTCATCATCAGAACTTACGGGAGCAGCCATATTGGCGAGTTTCACGCGCGTAGAAAGTTGAGAAGATTACAACCTCGGGCGACGCGCCTAGAACGAACTCACGTGATGGATTCCAggattctgattggctgaagatccCGTTCTCGCGTCTCTTCGCCTGAAACGAgtccatgaaaacgtaccttaagaGATAAATATAGCTCTAAATAAACGAAAAGCATGGGGTGTTAGAGTTTTCTTTCACAGCAACATCACAACATAACCACCACAAGTGAAAACTATAAGATGCAAGTAAATGCTGAAATCATTTCTTTAAAAGATGAAATTTGATGAGGTTGCTAACTGGTAGATCAATAAACACctttttccatgtatttcatgTGGGTGAGTGATTAATTTCATTACAATGCATAACTCAGTAGTACAGAAAAGATTAAATCTGACTTAAATGTTGTTTTCAGCATTCATTGCTTGATAATTAATTGAAActtaattattatgaattataatacgaaacttgaaattaaattaaatcaaaaataatttttctctccaGAATGtcctcaaaaatttatttccgatACCTAAGTTATTTTGCTttagtattttcaaaattagataataaaaatgcattacGTGCAAGACCTCTATTTCAAGCAATGGAATGAGTAGATATCACGCCACTTAGGAGTAGACTTCACCCTTGATCGCTTgaacttatatgaaaaattgtataaatgcTTGCCtcccaaataatttcatttcaagcgTTTTAcggataaaaaaatcatgttaaaaaACGGTTGAATTCACAATGACGATTTTTCGCGAACGCAACATTTATGACGTTGCATTTTACGGCATGGAATCTATACAAGCACATGTtttataacttcttttttacacaaaattctttgatttttatgtattatttgtgttaataattaatttttgcatattcatcatgaattaaaaatccttggattggtttgacgcagctctccattccatttTCATGACTATTATCGGAGGATATGAAGTAATGATCTGTTGCACTTTCccgcataaatctttatttaAGTAGTTGACATGCTTCATGGCACTGCAGTATCACCAGGACTCTAAATCAGGCTGCATCATCCGGCTGCGGTGCAGTGCAACATGTTAACTCCTTAAAATAGACATTTATGTATAAAAAGTgcaaaatatgattatttaataTCTAACGATTGATTGTCACAATATATCGGTCTCCACCttggcaattattttttattttttgcctataATACGCtgtacttataaaaatattgttttttttaattgagagtAATTCGTTACTCAACAATCGAGGTGATTACATTGTTacatttaaaacttttatcaCTGATTGATGACTAATGTATTCTTTTTATCTTTTCAGGCATAATTCTCTCGAGGCGCGATGAGTAAATCATCTGCAAACGCAACAATGGATTTCGATGAATATAGAAAAAGAGGTAAGACATTCATTTATATCTTAAATTTATCTATACTAACCTTTGGGTTGAAAAGAGTGTTCATGACTTGTTAAGtaggtgtttcaaaatgaatagcgggattTTGACGctttatgatatttattacacTTAGCTTAAAGGTATAAAccatacatcaaatgaaagagcaactaaaacagttttttttgttgGCGACAATGCGCATAAGCATGGAATGTTTTCGTCGCTATCCGTTAGAAAGCGCTGGTAGCAAGGATGGCTGCTGGAGAACGGAAAGCTTTTTGTCTTTTactcacgaatattgcaaaagaggatcgaTCCCTCAAGTAGTCCCCTaaattgtcacccaccgcgcatttaaatcggtttgcaaaagtcgccactcgcatcgctgacgaacaaattgagaCGAGTTTCACGGAAAATGAGGTGTACTTAGGGGTGTtatccgaaatttacattcaggATGATGTAGTTTATCAAATCTATAACTTTATAATACTATTCCTTGAATTCATAAacgttataatgcaaaatattgaaaaaaaggtggatcgcattgcactcatcactgcgccgcggatatttttgaaagcaggTTAAAATGCGACAgctgtggaaacagaaatcagccttccattgaatggaattgggcctcctttatgcagtccccttggattGCAACGACggaatctatattttttttagcagCGTGTGTTCCTTATTAAGTCCAGGTGATAATGCCTCCACAACCAGCTGACCTTTCCTAACCTgccagcgcccaaagtttttttttccaatcacgcatagttcatttttataaaatataatacatatgagctcaacacagtGAACACAACTCACACTGACTAAACAATAGAGGAAACCTTccactaagtatgtgcaccgaaatgtacgctaaaattcacttATTATATCCATTGCAAAAGTATTGGATCGGCACTGTACTGgatgccatatggcacccgtgggcgttgacagGGAAACACGATGAAGGAGCTGAGGAAACAGTTACTCGAGAGACAATAATCAACGTTTGATAAGAAGTTGCTTATCGTCTTAACGAGTGCCGAGTGATGAATGGTGTTCACATTGAACATTTGTAGGCTTTTATGTCAAATTGTCTGAGTTGCTGT containing:
- the LOC124164937 gene encoding zinc finger BED domain-containing protein 4-like → MLCTYIEFGAKQGNRVNSGLREIITQIKCLVTWFRQCVAGADMLRKLQLDMGKSEGQILRLKQDIATRWNSTFYMLDQFVKLSAHVNNVVIKFPQAPPMLTASQLQEVIEIIALLRPIESTTTETSGSKYITCSKIIPLVHCLESHLDAANPTFEISINLKRKLQEEDHKRFSKIEGVTILATATLLDPRFKKLHFKDPLLCSQAIKNIAFMMRELNEDEGISIAAADNLEVNISQNEKFDLWSHHKQLVATKIHASIMDNTEVPNELTQYFVSPISPLESDPIQEWDKLKVLYPTLHKIAMKYLPVVATSVPSERLFSKAGIIITEKRNRLTGKRLSKLIFLNSITESQWGL